Part of the Pyricularia oryzae 70-15 chromosome 3, whole genome shotgun sequence genome, TGAGGTGCGCTGTGTCGCTTGGCTCCAGGTAAAAGTGTTTGGCGCCGGCGATGATATGAAACTCCGTGAGAAGGTGGCATTTTGCGGTAGCCTTCTGGGTAGGAATTTGAGATATTGGGATGAAAAAGCTGAGGCCATGATGGTTTGTTTAGATAAAGTAAAAGAGACctgaaaagaagaaggaaaaaaaatctaTTTGTTTGTAGTTGGATACGGCTTTCTAATATGGATGTGCAATTGCAGAGTCAAAATATGCCGAAAGAGTCGCAAATGCGATGCCAATTTTTTTCATGCGCACTTCTCCTTGAATCAGCCAATGACGTCGTGGTGTGGAAGTACGGCTCAAGGGTTTGACAGTAGGGACCGCGTCTTGAGTCTCGACCAGACGCGCATGTGGGGTTTGGATATAATCTGCAGCCACTTTAAACCAAGCATCCAACCATCCGATTCTACAGTATGACTCCGTACGAGTTACAAAGGAGTCTGTAGGGCTGGACGGCACCTTTTAGTCTCGACTAATGCGTACTGCACAGTATCTGGTTCCCTCCACGCCACGTTTACCACTCTGCATTCTGTTTCCCTGTGCTCACTTTTGAAACGAATTGTGCACCTTGTTTATTGTTCGTCGCATCATCCAGGCCCTTCCATCTCCCGGAGTGACCTGGCCACAGCTTGGAAGTGCTTCCCCACTTTAATGAGGGGCAAACCACATTCGTTTGGAGCTCCGGATCCAAGAGGCAGGCAGTCGGCTTGATTTGTTACCTTTTGTCGCCTCCAACTCACATTTCATCACGAGCCCTTGATCGAATTGCCGTCCGTAGATCCCTTACTGTGGAGTGGATTGGTCCTCACTCCTTCGCACCCGCACGGCTCCCGGATACAGACAGACTGAAAGTCACGTCGTCTATTTTGTCCCTACCACCTACTACCCACGACCCAGACCCACGACCCGCGACAACGACATCCGCCCTACAACATCGACGTCAACATCGCAAACCCGTTAGACATTCCTGGGGATTTTGGGCTGGCTGGTGGGAAGCCAAGGGTGCGTCGCGATGCAGCGTCAGAACAAGATACGGCCGCCGAAGCGGGTAAGTGTATCCGAGCTGTTTGTGACTTGCGGGGCGTATGCAGCAAGCTATCCCCCCAACCTGCCCGTGAACCCTCTGAATGAGTTCTCTTTCCAATCTTGGGCCCAGCGCTCAACCGATATTACCATTTCTTCATGGAGGCTACAAAATACAACATCGCCGACCAGTTTGCTAATTATGACATTACTCCGTGTTAATGCAGTCACTCCGACATGAAACAGACGAATTCGACCAGCAGTGGGACGTCCTCAGAGAGGCGCTCACGGACATTCACAACAGAAATTCCAGCCGCCTCTTATTCGAGCATTTATACCGAGCCAGCTACAAGATCGTGCTTAAGAAGCAAGGCGAGCGTCTCTACACGCTCGTGCAAGAGTTTGAGGGGAAATGGTTTGCCGAACAGGTTATCCCACAGCTCCAAGCCATGATCGCCCCCAACCTGATCAATGTTGCGGTGGAGGCTGGTACCAGTGCCCATGAGCGCCGCGAGATGGGTGACACGTTCATGAAGGGCCTCAAAGAAGCATGGGAGAACCATCGGATGTCGATGAACATGGTTGCTGACATCTTAATGTACCTGGATAAGGGTTTCCTTAAGGAGAGCCGGGGAACCTCGATATTTGTCACGACGATAGGCTTGTTTCGTGACCACCTTGTCAACCCTAATACCGTCGTCGGCCACGACAGGACGTTCAGCCTCTTCGATATCCTTAGCACTGTCATACTCGACCACATAGACATGGAGCGCGAGGGAGACGTCATCAACCGTTCTCTCATCCACAGCTGTGTCAAGATGCTGGAAGATCTCTACGAAACCGACGAGGAGATGGATGCCGATCGATTGTATCTCGTTCGCTTCGAGCCACACCTACTCGAGGCAAGTCGGACGTTCTACAGAAGTGAGGCTCTGAAGTTATTGCGGAACGGTGACGCCAGCATTTGGATACGCCAGACACATAGGAGGTTattggaggaggaggacagGTGCAAGACGACCCTGTCCACCTTGTCGATCGAAAAGATGACGCGAGCGGTAGAGGCGGAGCTGATCTCTGCACATCTCAACGATTTCCTTGCACTAGAGAACAATGGCTTGAGGCAAATGCTGGACGACGATCGCGTTGAGGATTTGGCCATCCTCTATCAGCTCGTCGCCAGGGTAGACCCGTCAAAGGATTTGTTGAAGAAGGGTGTTCTCAACCGCATCCTGGCTCTAGGTGCTGAGATTGAGAAGAATCTCAGCACGATAGATTTTTCTGTCGCTCAAGGCGACGCAGCAGAGAATCCAGCAGCAGAAAAGCCCAAGTCTCAGGCTTTGTCACAGCAAGCTCAGCAGACTGCCGCAGCCATTAAATGGGTCCATGATGTTTTGGACTTAAGGGCAAAATTTGATGTTATTTGGGAGAAATCATTCGCTCAAGACCCGGGCCTACAAACTACCATGACCAAAGGCTTTTCAGATTTCATCCACCAGTTTGGGAGAAGCTCTGAGTTTGTTTCGCTCTACATTGACGAGAATCTGAAGCGAGGCATTCGCGGCAAGTCAGACTTGGAAGTCACAGCCATCTTGGATAGGTCGATCGTCATGATCAGGTACCTAAAGGATAAGGATCTATTTGAGAGATATTACCAGAAGCATCTTGGACGGAGGCTCCTACACAGCAGAGCCTCCAGCGAGGAAGCAGAGAAGCAGCTCATTACCATGATGCAGCTGGAGTTGGGCAAACACTTCACTTCCAAGTTCGAAGGCATGTTCAAGGACATCACTATATCAGAAGAGCTGTCGACCAAGTATGGCGAGCACATTCGCTCGCTGGGTGACGTGGATGTCCACCACAAACCGATCGACTTGGCTATCAGCGTCTTGACCAGCAACAGCTGGCCACCAGATGTTATGGGCCGCCCTGCCCAAGTAGGACGTGGTGATGGGCCGCCTGCAGTGGACTGCAACTACCCACCCGAGATCAAGCGTTTGCAAGACAGCTTTTTCAAGTTCTACCTGAAGGATCGCAGTGGCAGGGTCTTGACCTGGATAGGTTCAGCGGGCAGCGCAGATATTAAATGCGTATTTCCGCCAGTCAAGGGCATGTCAGGCCCGCTTAGTCGGGAGCGACGATATGAACTAAACGTATCGACTTATGGAATGGTCGTTTTGATGCTGTTCAACAGCCTCGAAGACGGCGAGACTCTAAGTTTCGAAGACATTCAGGCAGAAACCAGTATCCCTCCCAAAGATTTGTCTAGGGCTCTTGCATCTTTGTCGATCAACCCCAAAGCTCGAGTTTTACTCAAGGACCCTGCGACCAAGACTATCCGACCTGGCGACAAGTTCTCATTCAATGCAGGCTTTGTCAGCAAGGCAATCAAGATCAAGGCGCCGGTCATAAACTCGCAGTCCAAGGTCGAAGGTGACGAAGAGCGTCAACGGACTGAGGACAAGAATGATGAGACACGACGACATATGATCGATGCAGCCATAGTGCGCATAATGAAGTCTCGCAAGGAGCTCGCACACAACGCCCTTCTCGCCGAGGTCATTGGGCAGCTTGTTTCAAGATTCCAGCCAGACGTAGCCATGATCAAGACCCGAATCGAGGATTTGATTGCTCGAGAGTATCTAGAGCGTCTAGACGATTCTGGTTACAAGTACATGGCATGAGAAGGACACACGTCTTGACCGGAGGACTTGGTTTTCACGTAGGATAGGTGTTTGGCGCGCACCCCGCAAAGATCGAGGCTGGCCACTGACCATCAAGCTTCATGGTTTTTTTGGAAGCAAGGACCATCAGATACGGGGTTCTCTATTTGCGCATAGTACAGGAGCCTGTAGCCCGGACTGGGCTTATACCTCGTGTTGTCCACCAGACTGTGGCACACGTGCGCGCCTAAGAACATGCTGAGGAAGTTCCAGGAATCGAAAGCGATGGTGCGAATATCTGTTTAGTTAGGCCTACATAATCCTCTCTTTTTATATGATGGGACGGCCAGGACACGATAACGGGAAGGAGGATTTCGGTGCTAGACGCCACCGCGTAGCCGAAGTCGAGATTACTCCCAGAGACGACATTGCCACAAAACCCATTGCGTTTTCTACGAAAGGTTTGTGATGTCGATCTCATAATCCGAAACAAGAGGAAAGTTTGGCACCGCAACTGTTAAAGCGAACGATTAACTGTACTCATCGCCATCCAgctaaaacaaaacaaagttCGAGAGGCAGTTCCGCGAGTAACGaatagagagagagagagagagagagagagagagagagagagagagagagagagagagagagagagagagagagagagagagagagagagagagagagagagagagagagagagagagagagagagagagagagagagagagagagggagatGCAACTTGATTTTTCTCTTGATACTTGATGATCTGTGATGCTTCGATTCATAAAGCTTTGCGGGTGTAAAATCTAGACCAACATAGACTGCCATGTGATGTGAGCAGACAATGAACCCAAATAATGGTTCGAGGGCAAAGGGACAAAGGATATAAGCCGAGTAGCAACAAAGACCTGACAGCGAGCCATTATGACAAGGCCTCTCAGGGCAGACAAAGAAACTTAAATGTCCGTTGTCTACTCGATGAACAATAGCTTTGTCTGGGCCTAAAGAAGCCGGAATATACATAGGGTCAATCACCGCGTTTCGTCGCTTGGCACCTAATATACTCACTTCAACAAGACAGCGAAACCTGCATACCCACCCAGACTACATAACACCCATCTAACAGCCGAAACCCTACCATCTTCTTCAACATCAACATCAACATCAACCAAACCCAAACCCAAACCCGACATACAAAATGTGTGTACGCAAGAACCTTGTCTATACCAAGTGCCAGCATTCGAGGGTGGCGTTCACATTTCGGTGCGACCATCAAACCAAAACCATCTTCGGAATAAGAAGCTCAATGACTGATTGCAACAACTTCGAGGAGTCAGACACAGAGCAGGAATCGCTATGCCCCAGCTGCGCTCGCAAGGAAGCGGTCAGGGTTGGACTGCAGCCGCGGCCGAACAGCCTTGACCGACGGCTCCGGACCCAGAACGGCACGTCTTCCTGCGGTTCGTCGACCGCATCACGATCTacccgcagcagcaacaccagCAACAGCACGGGCTCGGTGGTCAGCCGGGCCAGCACCACCCCCAGCGAGCATGATGCCTTGGAAGCATCGATGCAGGCCATCATCGACTTGAAGGTGCAAGAGTCGACCAAGGCGTTTGAGGCTGCCGGCGGGATGAGGAGCCTGACCACCAGCTCCGCCACTGACTGTCAGTCATCGTCACCTACATCACGCCAGATTGATCAGAAGACTACCGATTCTTTGCCAGCGACGCTGGCCTTGGCCGTGGAGATGACCAATGCTAGAGCTATCGTGGTGGAGATTACTCCGGCCCGCGCGCCTACCAAGGCTGACATGGCCGGGGCGGCCATCCGGGGCGCATTTGCGCCGCAGTTTGCTGGGGTaccggcgacggcgacagCAACGGCACCAGCGGCGACGGCATTTCCAGCTCCTCCTAAAATCAGTGAAAATTCAAGGGCCACACAGTACTACTACTCCACATACAAAGCGCCCTCGCTGGAAGAATCGACCAGAACTCGAGACAATGATGCCATCTCGATCATGAGCACAGGACCCGACTTTGGCAACGAGAGCTCCTTCGGTCTTCAAAGAAACGACTCCCTGTTTCTCCCCACAGCAGAGAAGACCGATAAGAAGACTAGGGACGAGGACCACCGGGGTGAAGTCACCGTATCATCACCTGATGCTGTCCTCAAACCAGGCGCCGCACGGAAGAATGACAGAGACAGCCTCCCGAGTGGGAGAATCGCCGAGGAGCGACTAAGAGGCAAGTCGGGTGCGAGGGAGCAGGATCCAGCAACTCGCATCATGCCCATCCTTCTCGAGCCCTCGAGCGTTGGCAACGACTATGCCAAGTTCTGTGCGGATATTGCAGTCAAGCGAGACGCGCAGAGCAAGGTGCACGTTTCCGGCCAGCGCGCATACGCCGGAGAAGGGTACTACAAGAACTACTCCCTCCCTAGCCGCGGCCTGGCGAAACCAAAGGCTGCCACCACAGCAGTCACAACCAACACCTACACGGTAGAGCCTATCCAACCCAGGAGAGTAGATGCTCACATTCCCCTGGACAAACCTCTACCCCGCTCGCCGAGGAACGAATCCTGGGAGGCGGGCGACGACAAGAATCCCCTCCCGACGCGAGCACGCAGGAGCCGCGCGACGAGTGACAATGGCAGGTCGAGCGGCACGCCTGCGGTGACCCTGGCGTCTTCTCACAAGACGAGAAAGGTCAGGTCCCAGCCGGGGGAGAGAAGCGATCAGGATTTGGACGATGACGAGACCTTTTTCGTCCCTCGGCGTCCCCGCCCGACATTCATCGAGGCGAGCCCAGTGACCCCTCAGTCTGTCCCTGCCTCTTTGGCAATCGCAGGCGGGAAGACGCTCCGGCGAACCAAGGCCCTGCCCACCAAGGATGGGATGTCAGACTACCTGGCTTAAGGGCTTGGCTTGTACCATCTAGGGAGGGGCTGCAAAGAAGGATTGGGGATCTCCATGTTAACCTGCCCGACTTGTGATGTACGCTTACATTGAGCCGCGCTGGTCGCAGTCAAGTATTTTGCACATCAAAACGCTGGCATCAGAATATATGTATCTTGCCGAACCACTCTAATTGTATGCTATAATTAATACTATTCTTCGTGTCATGGTGAAGGAGACCATATAGATCTTTGTTTTGTGCATACCACGGTGCGTGGCCTCGCGAACGGCTAGACGACAACATGTTGCCACCTACTTACTAACTATGAGATCTGCCTCGTGAATCCATTCTTGGACATCAAGCAGCAACTTGGTTTGCCCCTCATGTGTTACCgtgacaaaaaagaaaaggcccCAGGAAGCTCGACACTGCAAGGGACCAGCAGGCTGCTCGAGATTTTGGGGGCAGCAACAGGTTGGTTGTTGATCCGGATATAGAATGCTTTGTAGTTAGATGAGCCTATTGACTCTGGCATGCCAGACTTATGGAGATGGCTATATTTTGCTGGGACGAGGTGATTCGTTCTGTCATCTTCCTGTCTGGCCTCGTTTTGTTTCTATCACATAGCAAGGGTCAGAGTCTTTGTGATCTGCATCTGCCACGGGGACCCCGGATGAATATGTTATCGTGTTGATTTGATATGTGTAGACTGAAGGCTATGGATCCTTCACTGGATAGACGCTCTATATATGCGACTAGAGGTAGCCCGATTACTGCTACTTAAGCCGGCCAGCTGAGCCATCGCGACCCTGAAGCTTATctttcgtctttttttcttttttttctttttttttgcaatggGTGACAGGTGTAAATGTCGAGTTGTCTATGGCCGCAACACTACAAACTCTTGACCGGTTTGGGGGCATGTGGTACAACCACACTTGAACTCTCAATCCGAGCAGACAAGGCTGAATGCAGCTGCAGAATTTCCCCGTGATTCCAATGTAGCTTAGTGCTGCTTAGTGCTGAATTAAATTATTAGGTCTAGTTCTTTGCCGCCAAAGCTACCAACGACTGTGCACGCCACCACTCCCAAAATGGGTGTGAATAGAGCCGTAAGCGAGCCTCAATAAACTGAATATCAACCACATCAAAGGGAAACCCCCAAGTCAATAGAACCAACCACAATTCTGCG contains:
- a CDS encoding Cullin-3: MQRQNKIRPPKRSLRHETDEFDQQWDVLREALTDIHNRNSSRLLFEHLYRASYKIVLKKQGERLYTLVQEFEGKWFAEQVIPQLQAMIAPNLINVAVEAGTSAHERREMGDTFMKGLKEAWENHRMSMNMVADILMYLDKGFLKESRGTSIFVTTIGLFRDHLVNPNTVVGHDRTFSLFDILSTVILDHIDMEREGDVINRSLIHSCVKMLEDLYETDEEMDADRLYLVRFEPHLLEASRTFYRSEALKLLRNGDASIWIRQTHRRLLEEEDRCKTTLSTLSIEKMTRAVEAELISAHLNDFLALENNGLRQMLDDDRVEDLAILYQLVARVDPSKDLLKKGVLNRILALGAEIEKNLSTIDFSVAQGDAAENPAAEKPKSQALSQQAQQTAAAIKWVHDVLDLRAKFDVIWEKSFAQDPGLQTTMTKGFSDFIHQFGRSSEFVSLYIDENLKRGIRGKSDLEVTAILDRSIVMIRYLKDKDLFERYYQKHLGRRLLHSRASSEEAEKQLITMMQLELGKHFTSKFEGMFKDITISEELSTKYGEHIRSLGDVDVHHKPIDLAISVLTSNSWPPDVMGRPAQVGRGDGPPAVDCNYPPEIKRLQDSFFKFYLKDRSGRVLTWIGSAGSADIKCVFPPVKGMSGPLSRERRYELNVSTYGMVVLMLFNSLEDGETLSFEDIQAETSIPPKDLSRALASLSINPKARVLLKDPATKTIRPGDKFSFNAGFVSKAIKIKAPVINSQSKVEGDEERQRTEDKNDETRRHMIDAAIVRIMKSRKELAHNALLAEVIGQLVSRFQPDVAMIKTRIEDLIAREYLERLDDSGYKYMA